The following proteins are co-located in the Oncorhynchus clarkii lewisi isolate Uvic-CL-2024 unplaced genomic scaffold, UVic_Ocla_1.0 unplaced_contig_10476_pilon_pilon, whole genome shotgun sequence genome:
- the LOC139400943 gene encoding mucin-12-like, translated as EDTQSQQAHCSLLTLSPSKLTAHTQSQQAHCSHSVPARSLLTLSPSRYTAHTQSQQAHCSHSVQASSLLTLSPSKLTAHTQSQQAHYSHSVPASSLLTLSPSKLTAHTQSQQAHCSHSVPASSLLTLSPSKLTAHTQSQQAHCSHSVPASSLLTLSPRKLTTDTQSQQAHCSHSVPASSLLTLSPSKLTAHTQSQQAHCSHSVPASSLLTLSPSKLTAHTQSQQAYCSHSVPASSLLTLSPSKLTAHTQSQQTHCSHSVPASSLLTAHTQSQQAHCSLLTLSPSKLTAHTQSQQAHCSHSVPASSLLTLSPSKLTAHTQSQQAHCSLLTLSPSKLTAHTQSQQAHYSHSVPESSLLTLSPSKLTAHTQSQQAHCSHSVPASSLLTLSPSRYTAHTQSQPVHCCSHSVPVGTLLTLSPSKLTAHTQSQQAHCSRSVPVGTLLTLSPSKLTAHTQSQQAHCSRSVPAGTLLTLSPSRYTAHTQSQQAHCSHSVPA; from the coding sequence GCAAGCTCACTGCTCACACTCAGTCCCAGCAAGGTCACTGCTCACACTCAGTCCCAGCCGGTACACTGCTCACACTCAGTCCCAGCAAGCTCACTGCTCACACTCAGTCCAAGCAAGCTCACTGCTCACACTCAGTCCCAGCAAGCTCACTGCTCACACTCAGTCCCAGCAAGCTCACTACTCACACTCAGTCCCAGCAAGCTCACTGCTCACACTCAGTCCCAGCAAGCTCACTGCTCACACTCAGTCCCAGCAAGCTCACTGCTCACACTCAGTCCCAGCAAGCTCACTACTGACACTCAGTCCCAGCAAGCTCACTGCTCACACTCAGTCCCAGCAAGCTCACTGCTCACACTCAGTCCCAGCAAGCTCACTGCTCACACTCAGTCCCAGAAAGCTCACTACTGACACTCAGTCCCAGCAAGCTCACTGCTCACACTCAGTCCCAGCAAGCTCACTGCTCACACTCAGTCCCAGCAAGCTCACTGCTCACACTCAGTCCCAGCAAGCTCACTGCTCACACTCAGTCCCAGCAAGCTCACTGCTCACACTCAGTCCCAGCAAGCTCACTGCTCACACTCAGTCCCAGCAAGCTTACTGCTCACACTCAGTCCCAGCAAGCTCACTGCTCACACTCAGTCCCAGCAAGCTCACTGCTCACACTCAGTCCCAGCAAACTCACTGCTCACACTCAGTCCCAGCAAGCTCACTGCTCACTGCTCACACTCAGTCCCAGCAAGCTCACTGCTCACTGCTCACACTCAGTCCCAGCAAGCTCACTGCTCACACTCAGTCCCAGCAAGCTCACTGCTCACACTCAGTCCCAGCAAGCTCACTGCTCACACTCAGTCCCAGCAAGCTCACTGCTCACACTCAGTCCCAGCAAGCTCACTGCTCACTGCTCACACTCAGTCCCAGCAAGCTCACTGCTCACACTCAGTCCCAGCAAGCTCACTACTCACACTCAGTCCCAGAAAGCTCACTGCTCACACTCAGTCCCAGCAAGCTCACTGCTCACACTCAGTCCCAGCAAGCTCACTGCTCACACTCAGTCCCAGCAAGCTCACTGCTCACACTCAGTCCCAGCCGGTACACTGCTCACACTCAGTCCCAGCCGGTACACTGCTGCTCACACTCAGTCCCAGTCGGTACACTGCTCACGCTCAGTCCAAGCAAGCTCACTGCTCACACTCAGTCCCAGCAAGCTCACTGCTCACGCTCAGTCCCAGTCGGTACACTGCTCACACTCAGTCCAAGCAAGCTCACTGCTCACACTCAGTCCCAGCAAGCTCACTGCTCACGCTCAGTCCCAGCCGGTACACTGCTCACACTCAGTCCCAGCCGGTACACTGCTCACACTCAGTCCCAGCAAGCTCACTGCTCACACTCAGTCCCAGCCG